A single Blastococcus colisei DNA region contains:
- a CDS encoding demethylmenaquinone methyltransferase, with amino-acid sequence MGDRRENAHTPGVRAGLDKRPADVAAMFDRVARRYDVTNTVLSAGLDASWRRATREALGARPGQTVLDVAAGTAVSTVELAAGGVTAIACDFSQGMLRAGASRPVPKVAGDAMALPLADESVDGVVISFGLRNVADPDAALREFRRVTRPGGALVVCEFSSPTWAPFRTVYTEYLMKALPRIARAVSSNPEAYVYLAESIRAWPAQAELAARVQEAGWGDVAWHDLTGGIVALHRARRV; translated from the coding sequence GTGGGAGACCGGCGAGAGAACGCACACACCCCGGGCGTCCGCGCGGGGCTGGACAAGCGGCCCGCCGACGTCGCCGCCATGTTCGACCGCGTCGCGCGCCGCTACGACGTCACGAACACCGTCCTCTCCGCCGGTCTCGACGCCTCGTGGCGCCGGGCGACGCGGGAGGCGCTGGGCGCGCGCCCCGGCCAGACCGTCCTCGACGTCGCCGCGGGGACGGCGGTGTCCACGGTTGAGCTGGCCGCCGGTGGGGTCACCGCGATCGCGTGCGACTTCTCCCAGGGCATGCTCCGCGCCGGCGCCTCGCGGCCGGTGCCGAAGGTCGCCGGGGACGCGATGGCGCTGCCGCTCGCCGACGAGAGCGTCGACGGCGTCGTCATCTCCTTCGGCCTGCGCAACGTGGCCGATCCCGACGCCGCCTTGCGCGAGTTCCGCCGGGTGACGCGGCCGGGCGGCGCGCTGGTGGTCTGCGAGTTCTCCTCGCCCACCTGGGCGCCGTTCCGCACCGTCTACACCGAGTACCTGATGAAGGCCCTGCCGCGGATCGCCCGTGCGGTGTCGAGCAACCCGGAGGCCTACGTCTACCTGGCGGAGTCGATCCGCGCCTGGCCCGCCCAGGCGGAGCTTGCGGCCCGCGTGCAGGAGGCCGGCTGGGGCGACGTCGCCTGGCACGACCTGACCGGCGGCATCGTCGCGCTGCACCGCGCCCGCCGGGTCTGA
- a CDS encoding isochorismate synthase: protein MTAAALTSPAAAACTVTTVRTEATGELLDRLPVEGALSWVRRGEGLVGCGEAARLEVSGPRALEEAAAWWTAYTDGLDTDDELDVAGSGPVLFASIAFDPAAGTSVFVVPQVVLGRRDGVAWLTTVGDVDPRNVLHPEALDDGPPPRLRYADGALDPATWCAAVAEAVTRIDAGELQKVVLARDLLVSADVPLDPRRLLRRLAARFPDCWTFAVDGLLGATPELLLRRSGRELSARVLAGTAPRGAGADDERLAAALIGSAKDRAEHALAVDSLVRALEPYCAALDAPEEPDLLTLANVRHLASDVTGTQRRTGARGRAGLLELVGAVHPTAAVCGTPTPDAADVIAELEGMDRDRYAGPVGWLDSRGDGEFGLALRCAQLVGEDSARLFAGCGIVAGSDPAAELAETQSKFAAFQAALEG, encoded by the coding sequence GTGACCGCGGCCGCCCTGACCTCCCCGGCAGCCGCCGCGTGCACGGTGACGACGGTCCGAACGGAGGCCACCGGCGAGCTGCTCGACCGGCTGCCGGTCGAGGGCGCCCTGTCGTGGGTGCGCCGTGGCGAGGGTCTGGTCGGCTGTGGGGAGGCGGCCCGGCTGGAGGTCAGCGGGCCGCGGGCGCTGGAGGAGGCCGCCGCCTGGTGGACGGCGTACACCGACGGCCTGGACACCGACGACGAGCTCGACGTGGCGGGTTCCGGTCCCGTGCTGTTCGCCAGCATCGCGTTCGACCCCGCCGCCGGGACGTCGGTCTTCGTCGTCCCGCAGGTCGTCCTCGGCCGGCGGGACGGCGTCGCCTGGCTGACCACGGTGGGCGACGTCGATCCGCGCAACGTCCTCCATCCCGAGGCGCTCGACGACGGCCCCCCGCCGCGGCTGCGCTACGCCGACGGCGCCCTCGACCCGGCCACCTGGTGCGCGGCCGTCGCCGAGGCCGTGACGCGCATCGACGCCGGGGAGCTGCAGAAGGTCGTGCTCGCCCGCGACCTGCTGGTCTCCGCCGACGTCCCGCTCGACCCACGGCGCCTGCTGCGCCGCCTGGCGGCCCGATTCCCCGACTGCTGGACGTTCGCCGTCGACGGGTTGCTGGGTGCGACCCCCGAGCTCCTGCTGCGCCGCAGCGGCCGGGAGCTCTCCGCCCGGGTGCTGGCCGGCACCGCCCCGCGCGGGGCGGGTGCCGACGACGAGCGGCTGGCCGCGGCGCTGATCGGCTCCGCCAAGGACCGGGCCGAGCACGCGCTCGCCGTCGACTCCCTGGTTCGCGCCCTCGAGCCCTACTGCGCGGCGCTGGACGCCCCCGAGGAGCCCGACCTGCTCACCCTCGCCAACGTGCGACACCTGGCCAGCGACGTGACCGGGACGCAGCGCCGCACCGGCGCGCGCGGCCGGGCCGGCCTGCTGGAGCTCGTCGGCGCGGTGCACCCCACGGCCGCCGTGTGCGGCACCCCGACGCCGGACGCCGCGGACGTCATCGCCGAGCTCGAGGGCATGGACCGCGACCGTTACGCCGGGCCGGTCGGCTGGCTCGACTCCCGGGGCGACGGTGAGTTCGGGCTGGCCCTGCGCTGCGCCCAGCTGGTCGGCGAGGACAGCGCCCGGTTGTTCGCCGGGTGCGGCATCGTCGCCGGCTCCGACCCGGCCGCCGAGCTGGCCGAGACCCAGTCGAAGTTCGCCGCCTTCCAGGCCGCGCTCGAAGGCTGA